DNA sequence from the Brachybacterium avium genome:
GGATCACTCCGAAGGGATACAGGGTCGAGGAATGTCCCAGAGCGAGATGGGTGACGAGGTGGGCGAGCTCGTGCAGGAAGATCATCAGAGTGCTCGCGACGAGCGCGGCCACCAGGTTGTTCAGGAGCAGGGGACGGGTGGACGTCCCGGACTGCTCATCTGTGCGCTGGGTCACCATGACGTCATCCTGCCCCCGCTCGCGCAGCAGCGCACGGCCACCGGCCCTGCTCTCCCGGCTCGCGTCAGAGCGCCTTGCCGGGATTGAGCAGGCCGCGCGGGTCGAAGGCCGCCTTCACTCGGCGCTGCAGCTCCCGGGAGGCGGGGGAGAGCTCGAGGTCCAGCCAGTGCTGCTTGGCGGTGCCGATGCCGTGCTCACCGCTGATGGTCCCTCCGAGGTCGAGCGCCGCCCGCACCACCTCGTCGGCCGCCCCGAGGATCGGGGCGGGCAGGTGCGCCGCGCGGCACCACCGGGGTGCCGGTCTCACGGGTGAGGCGGTGACGGCGTCCTGGCCGAGCACCTCGCGCAGGCGGGTGGCGAGAGCCTCGAGGGCGGTGGGCTCGGTGCGGCTCATGGGGCCTCCTCGGGTGGCCTCGTCGGATCGTGGTCGTCGCCGTGGATCGGCACGTGCTGCGCGGGGATGTCCTCGTAGGAAGCCGGGTCGGAGATCGGTTCGAGGTGGGTGAGCACGGTGAGGTCCGGCAGGCACTCGCGCAGCTCGTCCTCGAGGTCCTCGATGTAGTCGTGGCCGGCCTTGACCGTCCAGTCGTCCGGCACCAGCACGTGCACGTTCATGTACTTCTGCTGCCCGGCCTCGCGGGTCTGCAGGCCGTGGAAGGTGATGGAGCCGTCGGTGCGACGGCGCAGCACCTCGGTGATGATCTCGTGGTCCTCGTCCGGCAGGGCCCCGTCCAGCAGCCCCGAGAGGGACTCCCGCAGCAGGCCGGTCCCGGTGAGGATGATGTTCACACCCACGGCGAAGGCGACCAGCGCATCGAGCCGCTCCCAGCCGGTCAGCGCCACCAGCCCCACCCCGATCAGGATCCCGGCGCTGGTGACCACGTCGGTCATCAGGTGCTTTCCGTCGGCCCGCAGGGTGATCGAGTTGTGCTCCCTGCCGACGCGCAGCAGCACCAGCGCGACGCCGCCGTTGAGCAGCGAGGCGATCACGACGATGAGCAGGCCGAGGCCGAGGTTCTCGAGCGGCCGAGGGTGGATGAATCGCTCGACCGCGGTGACCATGATGACCGCGGCGGCCACGAAGATCATCAGCCCTTCGACCGCGGCGGAGAAGTACTCGGCCTTCGCCCGTCCGTAGAGGAAGCGTTCGGTGGCCGGACGGGCGGCGACGGTCAGGGCGATCAGGGCCACCACCGCGGCGACCAGGTTCACGGTCGACTCGGCGGCGTCCGAGAGCAGCCCGACGGAGCCCGTCATCGCCCAGGCGCTCGTCTTCAGGACGATGGTGAGGATCGCGGTGATGATCGACAGCCACGCGTACGGGCGCAGATCGGCTCGGGCGGTCATGTGCGGGGGCCTTTCACGGGGGATCGGGGGCGAGCGAGCCATCGGGGGCGATGTGCTCGAAGATCTGCTCCACCAGCTCGACCACGTGGGGGTCCTCGACGGTGTAGTAGCTGTGCCGCCCCTCGCGGGTCGCGGAGACGATGCCCGTCAACCGGAGCTTGCGCAGGTGCTGGCTGGTGGTGGGCAAGCTGAGCCCGACCCGTGCGGCCAGCTCTCCCACATCGAAACGGCCCGAGCTCAGCAGCCACACCAGATGCAGCCGGGCAGGGCTGGCGAGCATCGAGAAGGTGTCCGCCGCGGCGGCGAGCTGCGGTTCGGTGGGCGGCGGAGCGGGAGGAGCGGTCATGGGGCCATCCTCTCCCATACTTCGTCACTCACGCAATCGACGAAGTGTCGAGGCGGCACCTCCGCTGCGAGTACCAGGTACTTCGAGGGCGGACGGCTCTATGCTGTGGCTCCGTGACACCGTCGTCCGGAAAGGACTCGCATGTACAACCTCGCCGTGGTGCTGGAGGACAGCGCCCGCACCGTCCCTGAGCGTCCCGCCCTCGTGCTGGGCGGAACATCCCTGACATACGCGCAGGCCGACGCCGCCGCGAACCGGGTCGCGCACCTGCTCGTCTCCCTCGGTGTGGAGCCCGGGGACCGGGTCGCGCTGAGCTGCCCGAACCTGCCGCAGTTCCCGATCGTCTACTTCGGGATCCTCAAGGTTGGGGCGGTGGTGGTGCCGCTGAACGTGCTGAACAAATCCCGTGAGGTGACCTATTACCTCGATGACGCCGAGGTCTCCGTGGTGCTGGCCTTCGAGGGCAGCGAGGAGCTCCCCATCGGCCGCTTCGTCGTCGAGGGAGCCCGCGCCGCCGCCCGACCCCCGCAGGTCGTGCTCCTGACCGCCGATCCGCGGACCGAGAGCCCCTACGAGGGTGTTCCCACCCTCGCCCGGGCCGTGGCGGATCTGCCCGATCGCTTCGAGACGGTGCAGCGCCGCGAGACCGACACCGCCGTGGTGCTCTACACCTCCGGCACCACCGGGCATCCCAAGGGCGCCGAGCTCAGCCACTCCAACCAGCTGATGAACGCCCTGACCTGCAACCGCCTGTTCGGTTCCCAGCCGGGAGAGGACGTGCACCTGGTCGCCCTGCCGCTGTTCCACACCTTCGGGGCGACGGTGAACCTCAACGCCGGCTTCTCGATGGGGGCCACGCTGGTGCTGCTGCCCCGCTTCGAACCCCGGCAGGCGCTGGAGGCGCTGCTCGCCCACCGGGTGACCGTCTTCGCGGGGGTGCCCACCATGTGGTGGGCCCTGCTGCGCCTGCTGACCGACGGCGAGGCCGAGGTCGGAGAACTCGCCGACCATCTGCGGCTCGGCGTCTCCGGGGGCTCGGCGCTGCCGGTGGAGATCCTGCGCGGCGTCCAGGACAAGCTCGGCATCTCGATCATGGAGGGCTACGGCCTCTCCGAGACCTCGCCGGTGGCCAGCTTCTCCCTCGCGGACCGTCCGCGTCCGGGATCGATCGGGCTGCCCGTGTGGGGAGTGGAAATGGACCTCATCGATCCCGCCGACCCGGACTGGGCCCGCATCAGCGAGCCCGGAGCGATCGGCGAGATCGTGGTGCGCGGCCACAACATCATGACGGGCTACCTGCGCCGCCCCGAGGAGACCGCCGCGGTGATCCGGGACGGCTGGTTCCGCACCGGCGACCTGGGGCGCCGGGATGAGGAGGGCTTCTACTTCATCGTGGACCGATCCAAGGACATGATCGTGCGCGGCGGCTACAACGTGTACCCGCGGGAGGTGGAGGAGGTGCTGCTCACCCATGAGCAGGTCTCCCTCGTCGCCGTGATCGGGGTGCCGCATGAGCGCCTCGGCGAGGAGATCAAGGCCCACGTGATCCTCGAGCACGGCGCCACGATCACCCCCGACCAGCTGCGGGACTGGGCCAAGGGGCAGATGGCGGACTTCAAGTACCCGCGGGAGATCGTCATCGACGAGGAGCTGCCGATGACCTCCACCGGCAAGATCCTCAAGCGCGAGCTGCGCTGACGAGCGGACCCCGGCAGGTCTCCCGCGAGGGAGGTATACCGGGGTCCTGTGGCTATCGGGTCGGTCCGCTCAGCGACCGCGACCGGAGGAGAAGGCGGCGAGCCCGCCGGAGCCCCGCTCCCCGCTCGAGGTGGAGTAGGTGGTCGTCGAGCCGCCCTGGCGGCCGCCGGAGCGACCCTGGCCGGAGCGTCCGCGACCGCCGGAGCGGGACCCGCTGCCCGCGCCGGCCTGCTCGCGTTGGCCCGACTGACCCGACTGGCCGCCGCGGCGGCCGCCGCGGGAGCCCTGGCCCTCGCCGCGACCCTGACCGGACGGACGCCCGCCCCGGCCGCCGCGACCGCGACCGCCGCTGCGCTCGCCGTTCAGGCGCGCCTGGTCCACGGGCGGCTCGGGCTGGCGCGGCTCATGGGTCTCGACCCGCTCACCGGGGGCGAGCTCGACGAGCACAGGGCTCGCGGAGGTCACCGAGGCGTGGTGCGTGGGCCGGATCCCGGCCTTGCGCATCAGATCGCTGACATCGCGCTTCTGCTCGGGATCTGCACGGTGATCACGGTGCCGGACTCGCCGGCCCGGGCGGTGCGGCCCGAGCGGTGCAGGTACGCCTTGTGCTCGACGGGCGGATCGGCGTGGACCACCAGGGCCACCTCGTCCACGTGGATGCCGCGGGCGGCGATGTCGGTGCAGACCATCGTCGTCGCGGTGCCGGAGCCGAAGGCCTCGAGGTTCCGGGTGCGGGCGTTCTGGGAGAGGTTGCCGTGCAGGTCCACCGCATCCACGCCGCGGGCGGAGAGCTTGCGGGCGAGGTTCTTCGCGCCGTACTTGGTGCGGGTGAACATGATGGTGCGGCCGGGCGCGGCGGCGAGGTCGCGCAGCACGTCGAAGCGGGTGGCGGGGGAGACCTCGAGCACGTGGTGCTCCATGGTGCCCACGGAGTTGGTCGCCGGATCTGCGGAGTGCGTGACGGGCTGGTGCAGGAATTCCTTGACCAGCTTGTTCACGCCGGAGTCGAGGGTCGCCGAGAAGAGCATCCGCTGGCCCTTCGGCGGGGTCTTCGCGAGGATCTTGCGCACCATCGGCAGGAAGCCCATGTCGGCCATGTGGTCGGCCTCGTCGATCACGGTGATCTCGATCGCGCCGAGGTCCACGTGGCCCTGGTTCATCAGATCGAGCAGACGGCCGGGGCAGGCCACGAGCACGTCGATGCCCCCGGCGAGCGCCTTCACCTGCGGGTTCTGGCCCACACCGCCGAAGACGACGGCGCTGCGCAGGCCCGCGGCCTCCTCGAGCGGCTGCAGCGAGTCGGCGAGCTGCGAGGCGAGCTCACGGGTCGGTGCGAGGATCAGGGAGCGGGGACGACGCGCGACGCGACGGCGGGGCTCCGCGATCAGGCGGGCCACCAGCGGCAGCAGGAAGGCGTAGGTCTTGCCCGAGCCGGTCCGGCCGCGGCCCAGCACGTCGCGACCGGTCAGGGAGTCCGGCAGGGTCGCGGCCTGGATCGGGGTGGGCTCGACGATGCCCCGGGGCGCGAGGGCGCCGACCAGGACGGGGGGCACGCCGAGGCGTGCGAAATCAGGGGTGGTCACGAAGGGTGATCCGTTCTCTGTGGTGCAATCCCACCCGGGGCGTCGTCGCGCAGCGCTGCACAGGGCAACGATCCTCGGCCGACGCTGTCACCGCAGCGGAGCCGGCCGACCAGCGAGCGCGACGCGGGGCGTCGGGCCGGATCGGGGCTGTCCGCTCGGGACCTGTGCCGCGGCGGGAGGACGGCACTGCTGCTCAGAGTAGCCGCAGGTGCCCCGGGGAGCGACGCTTCGCCGTGCCGGTGTGAGATACCACCGTGCACGCCGTAGTTCACAGCTTTATTTACGACGTTGCAGGAATGTCTTGCGTGCGATGGAATGAGGGCATCCGATCGACGTCGATCCCGAGCCGAGGAGCAGCCCGTGCCCGCTCAGACCCCCGCCCAGCCCGCTCTGCCCGCTGCACTCTCTGCCCTCGTGGCCCGGGCCGAGGAGCTCGCCGCTGTCCTGGACGCCCCGCCGTCGGCCGCCGTCGACGTCCCCCGCCCCGAGCACCCGCGCCCTCAGCTGCAGCGCCCCGCCTGGCTGAGCCTGAATGGCACCTGGCAGTTCGAGATCGATCAGGGGGACTCCGGGCGGGAGCGCGGCCTGCTCGAGCGCGAGCTCGCGCAGACGATCACCGTCCCCTTCGCCCCGGAGACCGAGGCCTCCGGGATCGGGAACCGCGATTTCCTGGGCGCCGTCTGGTACCGGCGCACCCTCACTGTTCCCGCCGACTGGACGGACCTGCGCCCGATCCTGCGCTTCGAGGCGGTCGACCACGACGCGACCGTATGGGCGGACGGAATGGAGGTGGCCCGCCACCGCGGCGGCTTCACCCCCTTCGCCGCCGATCTCTCCGCCGTGCCCGGCCTCGGCCCCGGCAGCGAGGTCGAGATCGTGGTCCGTGCCCGGGACCCGCATGACGTCCCCCAGGCCCGCGGCAAGCAGTCCACCTGGTTCCACGCCACCCACGCCAGCTACCACCGCACCACCGGGATCTGGCAGAGCGTCTGGCTCGAGGGCGTGCCCCGCGACGAGATTCGCAGCCTGCGCCTCATCCCGTCGCTGGCCGAGCATGCCTTCTCGGTCACCGCGCCGCTGGCCCGCTCCACCCGCGGCACCCGCCTCGAGGTGATCGCCGCCGTCCCCGGCGGGGAGGATGTCGCCCGCGCCGAGGTGCGCGCCGACCTCGACCTCGCCCCGCACCTCCAGCTGGTGATCCCCGCGGACCAGGTGCGGATCTGGGGGCCCGGCGCGCCCGAGCTGTACGCCCTCACCGCCCGTCTGCTGGATGCCGACGGCGCCGTGCTGGACGAGGTCCGCTCCTACGCGGGCCTGCGCGCCGCCACCCTGCGCGATCACGAGTTCCGCCTCAACGGCGAGAAGGTCTTCCAGCGCCTCGTGCTCGATCAGGGGTACTGGGCGGAGACGTTCATGACCTCCCCGAGTGATGCGGCGATGACCACCGACATCCGTCTCGCCCTGGAGGCCGGCTTCAACGGGGCACGCCTGCACCAGAAGGTCTTCGAGCAGCGGATGCTGTTCTGGGCGGACCTGCACGGATACCTCGTCTGGGGCGAGTTCGGCGACTGGGGGGCCTCCGGGTTCGGGCCGATGGGGGACAACCAGCAGCCCACCGCCTCCTTCATCGGCCAGTGGGTCGAGGCCATCCAGCGGGATCTCAGCCACCCCAGCATCATCGGCTGGTGCCCGCTGAACGAGACCCACCAGGTGCGCCACGACCGTCTCACCCAGCTCGACGACGTCACCCAGGCGATGTACGACGCGACCAAGCTCGCCGACCCCTCCCGCCCCGTGCTCGACGCCTCCGGCTACTCCCACCGGGTGCGCGGCGCGGACCTCTATGACTCCCACTCCTACGAGCAGGATCCTCGGCGCTTCCGCGCCGAGCAGTCCGGGCTCGCCGACGGCACCCCGTACGCGAACCGCCGCGAGCTCGCACCCGACGAGATGCCCTTCGCCGACGGCACCTTCTCGCTGCCCTTCGCGGGCCAGCCCTACTTCGTCTCCGAGTACGGCGGTATCTGGTGGAACGCGCAGGAGGCCCGCGAGGCCGAGGCGGCCGAGCGGGCCGGCAACAACGCCGCGGCGTCCTGGGGCTATGGCGAGCGGGTGCGGAGCGAGGAGGAGCTCTACGAGCGCTTCGAGGGGCTCACCCGGGTGCTGCTCGAGGACCCGCTGATGTTCGGCTACTGCTATACGCAGATGACCGACGTGTTCCAGGAGAAGAACGGCATCGTCGACTTCGCACGCGGTCGCAAGCTGGACCTGGCCCGGCTCCGTGCGGTCCAGGAGCAGGTCGCCGCGTATGAGCGCGAGGCCTGATGCGCCGCTTCCCTACACTTGTCCGGTGACCTCCACCAACATCTCCCTCGCCGACCGCCCGCTGGCCCGCACCCCGCTGACCCTCGAGGATGCGCCCGCGCTCACCGCGCTGCTGAACCGCATCGATGCGGCCGACGAGCTCGGCGAGCCCGCCGAGGAGGTCAGCATCCGTGAGCTGCTCACCATGCCGGGGCTCGACCTGGAGCGGGACACCCTCGCCGTCCGCGACGAGGACGCGCTGGTCGCCTTCACCGTCGTCGACGTCCACACCTCCCTGGACCGCGACGACCGGGTGCGCTGCCAGCTGATGGGCGGCGTGGATCCCGCCCATCGCCGCCAGGGACTGGGCGCCTCGCTCTTCGCCTGGGCCGAGGAGCGCGCCGCGCAGCTCGCCGCCGAGCGCCATCCCGCCGGCGCCGTCGCCGTCTTCCGTGCCGCCGGCGGACGGGACCCCGACGTGGACGAGCCGGAGGACGCCCCGCTGACCGGGGGCGCCGATGCGCGCCCGCTGCTGGAGAGCCGCGGCTACCGACGTGCTCGCAGCTGGCTGGTCATGCTCCGTGAGCTGCCCGGCGCCGCTCTGCCGGAGATCGAGAGCGAGCAGGTGCGGGTGATCGCCCCTGCGGACGAGGACTCCGAGGCGACCCGCCTCGCCCACCTCGCCGCCTTCGCCGACCACTGGGGCTCCGCGCCCGTCTCCGCAGAGCGCTGGAACCGCTGGTGGTTCTCGCACACCGCGCGGCGCGAGCTCGCCAGCATCGCGCTGGACGCCGACGGGACCGTGCTCGCCTATGTCGTCGCCTCGGAGGACAAGCCGGGCGTGCTGCACATCGCCCTGGTGGGCACCCGCCCCGAGGCCCGCGGTCGGGGACTCGCACGCGCGGTCATCGCCCGCACCCTCTCCGCCGCGGCGGAGAAGGGGTATTCCAGCGCCGAGCTCGAGGTCGATGCCGAGTCCCTCACCGGCGCGACGCGCCTGTACGACGCGCTCGGCTTCGCCCGGGACGCCGTGTACGCCACCTTCGAGAAGCCCGTCGGCTGACCAGCGGCGGCTCGTCCTCCGGAACGCTCCCTTGACCCCGACCACCCTTGCTGTACATAGTGGATATGTACAGTAAGAGCAGTTGGTCGTCCCGACCCGAGCACGGGAGGAGTGGTGAGGATGCACCTCCGGCTGGACCCCTCCGCTCCGGAACCGATCTACGAGCAGATCCGTGCCCGCCTGGCCGAGCAGATCCTGCAGGGAGACCTCGCTGCGGGGGAAGCACTGCCCTCGATCCGTGCCCTCGCGCGTGACCTGCGGGTCAGCGTCATCACCACCACCCGCGCCTACAACGAGCTGGTGGCCGACGGGCTGGTCGACGCCGTGCGCGGCAAGGGCGTCTTCATCCGCGCCCAACAGCCCGAACAGCTGCGCGCCCGCGCCCTGGGGCGCATCGACGACGCGCTCGCCGAGGCTCTCCGCACCGCCCGCACTGCCGGGATCGACGACGAGGAGCTGTGCGACCGCCTCGCCGGGCTTCTCGAGGAGGACGACCGATGAGCACGATGCCCAGCGAGCAGGAGCATGCCCTTCCGGAGGGCCCCGGCACGCCCTCGGCCACGGTGCAGGGCCTCGCCGTCCACCTGCCCTCTCGCGAACGCCCCTACGCAGCGCCGCTGCAGGCCGTCCGCGACCTCACCTTCACCGTGCCGGCCGGGCAGGTCACGGCGATCGTCGGCGCCAACGGTGCCGGGAAGACCACGGCCCTGCGCGCCCTCAGCAGCGCCCTGCCCTTCGCCGCCGGGAGCATCGAGGTGCTGGGGACCGCGCTGGGCCCCGCGACCGTTGCACTCCCTGCCGGCGTCGCCCTGGTGCCGGACGCGCCCGCGTACCCCGCGCGGTGGACCGCGCGCCACCTCGCTCGCGCCCACGCCGCGACGGCCTCGCAGTTCGACCACCCCCGCTTCAGCACCCACCTCACCGCGCACCGGGTGCCCGAGCGTCGCCCCGTGCGCGAGCTCTCGCGCGGCCAGCTCACTCAGCTGGCCATCGCCGCGGCGCTCGCACAGGACCCCCACCTGCTGATCCTCGACGAGCCCTTCGCCCGGCTGGACCCGCTGGCCCGCACCGACCTGGTCGACGAGCTGCGCTCCCTGATGGCGCAGGACGGGCGCTCGATCCTGCTGGCGACCCACGACCTCGAGGGCATGGACCGCTTCGTGGACCACCTCGTGGTCATCGCTCAGGGGCGGACGGTGCTCGAGGGCGAGGTGGAGCGGCTCCGGGACGAGTTCCTCCTGCTCGAGCGCGCGGCCGGGAACGAGGACGCCGTCGCCCCGGACCTGATCGGAGCCGTGACCACGGGCGGGACCCTGCGTGCACTGGTGCACCTCGAGGAGGCCGCCGGGCTGCCTCCCGCAGCGGACCTGCGCCGGCCCGGCGTGCACGATCTGGTCACCCACTGGCTGCGCGCCGTCTCGCCGCCCGCCGCCACGACCTCGAGGAGGGGCGCCGCATGATGTCGACCCGACAGGCTCTTGCCATGGATCTGCGCCTGAACAGCGGGCGCTTCGCCACCACCCTGCTGCTGTGCCTGTTGAGCCTGGTCGTGGCGGTGCTGGGGTCCGACGCCCTCATGGCCGTCCTCCCGATCTGGGCCGCGCTGGCCTGGTACCGCTACGGCCGGGGCGACACCATCGAGCGCGAGGAGCTCCGCGCGAGCCTCGGCCTCGCCCGTGCCGACAGGGTGCGGGGCAGGGTCGCGCTGATCGCCGTGGAATCCGCCCTGCTGATCCTCACCACCTCGCTTTGGCTCCTGGTCGCCGCCACGTTGGATCTGGGGGCGAGCATCCAACCCGGCCCCACCTTCACGGTCTCCGGGCCCCCGGGCTCTCCGAGGTCGTGCTCGTGCTGGTCGGTGCCGTGCAGAGCGTGCTGGTGCTGCTCCTGACGGCGATCGTGGTCGGCGGTGAGTGCGTGACGCGCCGTCCCGGGGCGGCGGCGGCCGTCGTGACCTGCCTGGTCTACCTCGGCGCGGGGCTGC
Encoded proteins:
- a CDS encoding FAD-binding oxidoreductase, with the protein product MSRTEPTALEALATRLREVLGQDAVTASPVRPAPRWCRAAHLPAPILGAADEVVRAALDLGGTISGEHGIGTAKQHWLDLELSPASRELQRRVKAAFDPRGLLNPGKAL
- a CDS encoding cation diffusion facilitator family transporter, with translation MARSPPIPRERPPHMTARADLRPYAWLSIITAILTIVLKTSAWAMTGSVGLLSDAAESTVNLVAAVVALIALTVAARPATERFLYGRAKAEYFSAAVEGLMIFVAAAVIMVTAVERFIHPRPLENLGLGLLIVVIASLLNGGVALVLLRVGREHNSITLRADGKHLMTDVVTSAGILIGVGLVALTGWERLDALVAFAVGVNIILTGTGLLRESLSGLLDGALPDEDHEIITEVLRRRTDGSITFHGLQTREAGQQKYMNVHVLVPDDWTVKAGHDYIEDLEDELRECLPDLTVLTHLEPISDPASYEDIPAQHVPIHGDDHDPTRPPEEAP
- a CDS encoding ArsR/SmtB family transcription factor, with protein sequence MTAPPAPPPTEPQLAAAADTFSMLASPARLHLVWLLSSGRFDVGELAARVGLSLPTTSQHLRKLRLTGIVSATREGRHSYYTVEDPHVVELVEQIFEHIAPDGSLAPDPP
- a CDS encoding long-chain-fatty-acid--CoA ligase, producing the protein MYNLAVVLEDSARTVPERPALVLGGTSLTYAQADAAANRVAHLLVSLGVEPGDRVALSCPNLPQFPIVYFGILKVGAVVVPLNVLNKSREVTYYLDDAEVSVVLAFEGSEELPIGRFVVEGARAAARPPQVVLLTADPRTESPYEGVPTLARAVADLPDRFETVQRRETDTAVVLYTSGTTGHPKGAELSHSNQLMNALTCNRLFGSQPGEDVHLVALPLFHTFGATVNLNAGFSMGATLVLLPRFEPRQALEALLAHRVTVFAGVPTMWWALLRLLTDGEAEVGELADHLRLGVSGGSALPVEILRGVQDKLGISIMEGYGLSETSPVASFSLADRPRPGSIGLPVWGVEMDLIDPADPDWARISEPGAIGEIVVRGHNIMTGYLRRPEETAAVIRDGWFRTGDLGRRDEEGFYFIVDRSKDMIVRGGYNVYPREVEEVLLTHEQVSLVAVIGVPHERLGEEIKAHVILEHGATITPDQLRDWAKGQMADFKYPREIVIDEELPMTSTGKILKRELR
- a CDS encoding glycoside hydrolase family 2 protein, giving the protein MPAQTPAQPALPAALSALVARAEELAAVLDAPPSAAVDVPRPEHPRPQLQRPAWLSLNGTWQFEIDQGDSGRERGLLERELAQTITVPFAPETEASGIGNRDFLGAVWYRRTLTVPADWTDLRPILRFEAVDHDATVWADGMEVARHRGGFTPFAADLSAVPGLGPGSEVEIVVRARDPHDVPQARGKQSTWFHATHASYHRTTGIWQSVWLEGVPRDEIRSLRLIPSLAEHAFSVTAPLARSTRGTRLEVIAAVPGGEDVARAEVRADLDLAPHLQLVIPADQVRIWGPGAPELYALTARLLDADGAVLDEVRSYAGLRAATLRDHEFRLNGEKVFQRLVLDQGYWAETFMTSPSDAAMTTDIRLALEAGFNGARLHQKVFEQRMLFWADLHGYLVWGEFGDWGASGFGPMGDNQQPTASFIGQWVEAIQRDLSHPSIIGWCPLNETHQVRHDRLTQLDDVTQAMYDATKLADPSRPVLDASGYSHRVRGADLYDSHSYEQDPRRFRAEQSGLADGTPYANRRELAPDEMPFADGTFSLPFAGQPYFVSEYGGIWWNAQEAREAEAAERAGNNAAASWGYGERVRSEEELYERFEGLTRVLLEDPLMFGYCYTQMTDVFQEKNGIVDFARGRKLDLARLRAVQEQVAAYEREA
- a CDS encoding GNAT family N-acetyltransferase, encoding MTSTNISLADRPLARTPLTLEDAPALTALLNRIDAADELGEPAEEVSIRELLTMPGLDLERDTLAVRDEDALVAFTVVDVHTSLDRDDRVRCQLMGGVDPAHRRQGLGASLFAWAEERAAQLAAERHPAGAVAVFRAAGGRDPDVDEPEDAPLTGGADARPLLESRGYRRARSWLVMLRELPGAALPEIESEQVRVIAPADEDSEATRLAHLAAFADHWGSAPVSAERWNRWWFSHTARRELASIALDADGTVLAYVVASEDKPGVLHIALVGTRPEARGRGLARAVIARTLSAAAEKGYSSAELEVDAESLTGATRLYDALGFARDAVYATFEKPVG
- a CDS encoding GntR family transcriptional regulator, producing MHLRLDPSAPEPIYEQIRARLAEQILQGDLAAGEALPSIRALARDLRVSVITTTRAYNELVADGLVDAVRGKGVFIRAQQPEQLRARALGRIDDALAEALRTARTAGIDDEELCDRLAGLLEEDDR
- a CDS encoding ATP-binding cassette domain-containing protein codes for the protein MSTMPSEQEHALPEGPGTPSATVQGLAVHLPSRERPYAAPLQAVRDLTFTVPAGQVTAIVGANGAGKTTALRALSSALPFAAGSIEVLGTALGPATVALPAGVALVPDAPAYPARWTARHLARAHAATASQFDHPRFSTHLTAHRVPERRPVRELSRGQLTQLAIAAALAQDPHLLILDEPFARLDPLARTDLVDELRSLMAQDGRSILLATHDLEGMDRFVDHLVVIAQGRTVLEGEVERLRDEFLLLERAAGNEDAVAPDLIGAVTTGGTLRALVHLEEAAGLPPAADLRRPGVHDLVTHWLRAVSPPAATTSRRGAA